A stretch of the Coprobacillus cateniformis genome encodes the following:
- a CDS encoding BTAD domain-containing putative transcriptional regulator, whose translation MDNIILKIRMFGCFVIECYNEKIVVNQYFGKQLVNLLEILLLQNQVEVSKEFLMDILWSESENPNSAMKFTVFRLRNELKKIPGLHKLELIITTKNGYRMNPDYTYDCDFMHFDNLYSQIEGQTYKENELEYVQQVLSIYQGHLYTTSSQLLWIIQQQEYYRNAFIEMISKGCECLLQQHKYQDIKRIAYSAILLEPFVEELHYFYMYGLIGTKDYHEVRQYYNKVDENFYKALGFGLSSRFNDLYGINQNDELNSDVVGISEFHENLDNKAHNRDEAFYCSYDLFKNIYEISLRGAARERKRYFIALFKIETKESSDKQIYVLNKLKTIIMTSLRSSDIVSKVNNSQMVILVNCKEVDNVYLIAQRITSQFYKKCDQNKYRLHYSIEEAMVS comes from the coding sequence GTGGATAATATTATATTAAAAATAAGGATGTTTGGTTGCTTTGTCATTGAATGCTATAATGAAAAAATAGTAGTTAATCAGTATTTTGGGAAACAATTAGTGAACCTGCTGGAAATTCTTTTGTTGCAAAACCAAGTAGAGGTCAGTAAAGAATTCCTAATGGATATACTATGGTCAGAAAGTGAAAATCCTAATAGTGCTATGAAATTTACAGTTTTTCGTTTGCGAAACGAATTGAAGAAAATTCCTGGATTGCATAAACTGGAATTAATTATAACGACGAAAAACGGATATCGTATGAATCCGGATTATACATATGATTGTGATTTTATGCATTTTGATAATCTTTATTCTCAAATAGAGGGACAAACTTATAAAGAGAATGAATTAGAGTATGTGCAGCAAGTTTTAAGTATTTATCAAGGACATCTTTATACGACTTCCTCCCAATTGTTATGGATTATACAACAACAGGAGTATTATCGAAATGCTTTTATAGAAATGATTTCAAAGGGATGTGAATGTTTATTACAGCAGCATAAGTATCAGGATATAAAAAGAATTGCATATAGTGCTATTCTTTTAGAACCGTTTGTAGAGGAACTACATTATTTTTATATGTATGGACTTATAGGTACAAAAGATTATCATGAGGTTCGGCAATATTACAATAAGGTTGATGAGAATTTTTATAAAGCCTTGGGTTTTGGTCTTTCTTCACGTTTTAATGATTTATATGGTATTAACCAAAATGATGAACTAAATAGTGATGTTGTAGGTATATCAGAGTTCCATGAGAACCTTGATAACAAAGCTCATAATCGCGATGAGGCCTTTTATTGTTCATATGATCTTTTCAAGAATATATATGAAATTTCGTTACGAGGGGCAGCTAGAGAAAGAAAGAGGTACTTTATTGCTTTATTTAAAATTGAAACCAAGGAGTCAAGTGACAAACAAATTTATGTATTAAATAAATTAAAAACTATTATCATGACCTCTTTAAGAAGTAGTGATATCGTTTCAAAAGTGAATAATTCACAAATGGTCATACTTGTCAATTGTAAAGAAGTGGATAATGTGTATTTGATAGCCCAAAGAATTACTTCACAATTTTATAAAAAGTGTGATCAAAATAAATATCGTTTACATTATAGCATTGAAGAAGCAATGGTTTCATGA
- a CDS encoding HAD-IIB family hydrolase, with the protein MNKKYFFFDIDGTLTNKLTGELVPSAQKTIRQLQENGHFVCIATGRAYYKTKDFAKISGIHHIVSNGGAALTIDDHVIANRPLDHKTAVALCEEAERKGYGVLIATDDSIDVTMINDNFINQVGYRQEPTRYFLKQSLRYCDIPEIYKIYIAISQDDEKNLKLKDSIGYIRFVDDYLTFQHDEKDRGILNMIKTIHGKVEDVVVFGDDYNDLVMFRPEWTSIAMGNACDALKKKADFVTKASYDDGIEYACRHYGWI; encoded by the coding sequence ATGAATAAAAAATATTTTTTCTTTGATATAGATGGAACATTAACTAATAAATTGACAGGTGAATTGGTACCGAGTGCTCAAAAAACAATTCGTCAATTACAAGAAAATGGTCATTTTGTGTGTATTGCGACTGGACGTGCATACTATAAAACTAAAGATTTTGCAAAAATATCTGGTATACATCACATTGTTAGTAATGGAGGGGCAGCTTTGACAATCGATGACCATGTTATAGCTAACAGACCATTAGACCATAAGACAGCTGTTGCTTTATGTGAAGAAGCTGAACGAAAAGGCTATGGCGTGTTAATTGCAACTGATGATAGCATTGATGTGACTATGATTAATGATAACTTTATCAATCAGGTGGGATATCGTCAGGAACCAACACGCTATTTTTTAAAACAATCACTTCGTTATTGTGATATACCAGAGATTTATAAAATATATATCGCAATTTCACAAGATGATGAGAAGAACCTTAAATTAAAAGACTCAATTGGGTATATTCGTTTTGTTGATGACTATTTAACATTTCAGCATGATGAAAAAGATCGAGGAATTTTAAATATGATCAAGACAATTCATGGAAAGGTTGAAGATGTTGTTGTTTTTGGTGATGATTATAATGATCTTGTGATGTTTCGACCTGAATGGACATCAATTGCAATGGGAAATGCATGTGATGCATTGAAGAAAAAAGCAGACTTTGTTACAAAGGCAAGCTATGATGATGGAATTGAATATGCTTGTCGCCATTATGGATGGATATAA
- a CDS encoding AI-2E family transporter encodes MKRTKVIGLICVVIYCFVLKYMFHVIFPFAFAVVCYFVMKPLIDRLEKCFHIQRSAIGVSLLLVIYLILAILLGCLFTYGVFFTIHFFEKIPMYYEDMLLPFLEQLTIWVQQHFPILMNEDYLLALQNFLGQSLLNVAGSFSTVITQIPIYLFSFFLFVISTFFFMLDYEEMKGNLLSICSQHVMNSFVRIKNKCLKSLWVYVKCQLILMSICFFILLIGFAVMRMSHPLLYAFVTALLDSLPFIGVGIVLIPLCIVYLLQGAYLKAFYIFLIYLIINVVRSLLEPHIMNKQMKIPSFLLLLSMMVHLYFFGMIGVILSPIHMSLIYGFLDIQNENK; translated from the coding sequence ATGAAAAGGACAAAAGTGATTGGGCTTATTTGTGTTGTTATATATTGTTTTGTTTTGAAATATATGTTTCATGTCATTTTTCCTTTTGCATTTGCAGTTGTCTGTTATTTTGTAATGAAACCTTTAATTGATCGTTTGGAAAAATGTTTTCATATACAAAGAAGTGCAATAGGTGTTTCGCTTTTATTAGTTATTTATTTGATTTTAGCAATATTATTAGGGTGTCTATTTACTTATGGTGTCTTTTTCACGATTCATTTTTTTGAAAAAATACCTATGTACTATGAAGATATGTTATTGCCATTTTTAGAGCAATTAACAATTTGGGTGCAACAACATTTCCCTATTTTGATGAATGAAGACTATTTATTAGCATTACAAAACTTTTTGGGTCAGTCTCTATTGAATGTAGCAGGTTCTTTTTCAACGGTGATTACTCAAATACCAATTTACTTATTTTCGTTTTTCTTATTTGTGATTTCAACTTTTTTCTTTATGCTTGATTATGAAGAAATGAAAGGAAATTTGTTATCGATATGTAGTCAGCATGTCATGAATTCTTTTGTCAGAATTAAAAATAAATGTTTAAAGAGTTTGTGGGTTTATGTTAAGTGTCAATTGATATTGATGTCTATTTGTTTTTTTATTTTACTTATAGGTTTTGCTGTCATGAGAATGAGTCATCCATTACTATATGCTTTTGTAACAGCACTCTTAGATAGTCTACCATTTATTGGTGTTGGTATTGTTTTAATTCCTCTATGCATTGTCTATTTGCTACAAGGAGCATATCTGAAAGCTTTTTATATTTTTTTGATTTATTTAATTATTAATGTTGTAAGAAGTCTTTTAGAACCTCATATTATGAATAAACAAATGAAGATACCCTCATTCTTATTATTGTTATCTATGATGGTTCATTTGTATTTCTTTGGTATGATTGGAGTTATTTTATCACCAATTCATATGAGTTTAATTTATGGTTTTTTGGACATTCAAAATGAGAATAAATAA
- a CDS encoding InlB B-repeat-containing protein — protein MRKLKEIVIVIIAIASMICTASIIPANAITNDKTVHVNYYLTDDQENYINWDGERIDLEQRILVKEETYVNLAQDSYVWGTTHFTTSDGIQLYLSVGMKKVDYKGKNSCDIIFGAYMDNTVNFMDWRSSQDHTYEQVDSKPVRFPYNLGYEAKDPAQKEGYTFMGWYDEQGYRFEKDSIIKEDLNVYAKYVKNSEKKVYTVNHYTEQLNGEYKNYESKKNQASNNQLILAESMIKTGLTGFIFNAEKSDKSIVAGQDDELNLYYDRDIKTVTFMNGNETLSVQNIKYEGKATMPETPIREGYRFIKWNTRMDGNGRDFNVNDSVIYDSVYYAIFESVPSYQYTIKYYQEDIKGYKLIQSENKSAFKGTVINATDQQKNVYDGYKYNNEKSDKNIEIVQDQQVISFYYDRIEYPYVIQYYYDGVLDIDKNENGSGYLNDIITEFVDKNKEGFKLLSAPALTIGKDENVMKVEYVREQYQVRFLDKDGQVIKSETVKYGDFARAPEAPQVTGMHFTGWDKDMTNITASLDITAQYKINTYTVEFQDQKGNTISRQVVEYGQDATLPDVPTIEGYEFTGWKGTYQNIQNDEIVTAQYRQIGQTVIPPADDPSDVIPPTQPPTELPEITVPAPTLPTPPDRMIVTGDTNQQTSLIGGEVSNNQNDTEQEEIAQITDQQTPKSHGAVEKQWAVLNLIAVMLSLILAIALLLSKRNKEDEDMRTRRRWTKVVAIIIAVVSIVIFVVTENIFLPMKLTDQYTIIMLGLSLIQIVMTIIGRKYKDNGQLKQTVINES, from the coding sequence ATGAGGAAATTAAAGGAAATTGTTATAGTTATAATAGCCATTGCTTCAATGATATGTACTGCTTCTATTATTCCAGCAAATGCCATAACAAATGATAAGACTGTCCATGTGAATTATTACTTGACAGATGACCAAGAAAACTATATTAACTGGGATGGTGAGAGAATAGATTTGGAGCAGCGTATTCTTGTCAAAGAAGAAACCTATGTCAATCTTGCTCAGGATTCTTATGTTTGGGGAACAACTCATTTTACAACTAGCGATGGAATCCAGCTCTATCTTTCAGTAGGTATGAAAAAAGTTGATTATAAGGGGAAAAATTCTTGTGATATCATTTTTGGTGCTTATATGGATAATACTGTCAATTTTATGGACTGGAGAAGTTCGCAAGATCATACATATGAACAAGTAGATTCAAAGCCAGTTCGTTTTCCATATAACCTTGGATATGAGGCTAAAGATCCTGCTCAAAAAGAAGGATATACTTTTATGGGGTGGTATGATGAACAGGGATATAGATTTGAAAAGGATTCCATTATTAAGGAAGACTTGAATGTCTATGCAAAGTATGTAAAGAACAGTGAAAAGAAAGTGTACACAGTTAATCATTATACAGAACAGTTGAATGGTGAGTATAAAAACTATGAATCAAAAAAGAATCAGGCATCTAATAATCAACTGATATTAGCTGAGTCAATGATAAAAACTGGATTAACTGGCTTTATCTTTAATGCTGAGAAGTCTGACAAATCTATTGTTGCTGGTCAAGATGATGAACTGAACTTATATTATGATAGAGATATAAAGACAGTTACATTTATGAATGGTAATGAAACTCTATCAGTTCAAAATATTAAATATGAGGGAAAGGCAACAATGCCAGAGACTCCAATTCGTGAAGGATACAGATTTATTAAATGGAATACACGTATGGATGGAAATGGAAGAGACTTCAATGTCAATGATAGTGTCATTTATGATTCTGTCTATTATGCTATTTTTGAATCTGTACCATCATATCAATACACTATTAAATATTATCAGGAAGATATAAAGGGATATAAATTGATTCAAAGTGAGAATAAATCTGCTTTTAAAGGAACGGTCATAAATGCTACTGACCAACAGAAAAACGTATATGATGGTTATAAATATAATAATGAGAAATCTGATAAGAATATAGAAATTGTTCAAGACCAGCAAGTCATATCTTTCTACTATGATAGAATAGAGTATCCATATGTTATTCAATATTATTATGACGGAGTACTTGATATAGATAAAAATGAGAATGGCAGCGGCTACCTCAATGACATCATTACGGAATTTGTGGATAAGAATAAGGAAGGATTTAAATTACTTTCTGCTCCAGCTCTCACAATTGGTAAGGATGAGAATGTTATGAAAGTTGAATATGTAAGAGAACAATATCAGGTAAGGTTCTTAGATAAAGATGGTCAGGTTATTAAGAGTGAAACAGTAAAATATGGAGATTTTGCAAGAGCCCCAGAGGCTCCTCAAGTAACAGGAATGCACTTTACTGGCTGGGATAAGGATATGACAAATATTACAGCTTCTCTAGATATTACAGCTCAATATAAAATCAATACATATACAGTGGAATTTCAGGATCAAAAAGGCAATACTATCAGCAGACAAGTGGTAGAATATGGTCAAGATGCAACTTTGCCAGATGTACCAACTATAGAAGGATATGAATTTACAGGCTGGAAGGGAACGTATCAGAACATTCAAAACGATGAGATAGTAACTGCACAATATCGTCAAATTGGACAAACAGTTATCCCACCAGCAGATGATCCTAGTGATGTCATACCACCAACACAGCCACCAACTGAGTTGCCAGAGATAACTGTTCCTGCACCAACGCTCCCAACTCCACCAGATAGAATGATTGTTACAGGAGATACAAATCAGCAAACATCATTAATAGGTGGAGAGGTAAGTAATAACCAAAATGATACAGAACAAGAAGAAATTGCTCAAATCACAGATCAGCAGACACCAAAGTCTCATGGAGCAGTTGAAAAGCAATGGGCAGTTCTTAATTTAATAGCAGTCATGTTAAGTCTTATTCTAGCAATTGCTTTGTTGTTATCAAAAAGAAACAAAGAAGATGAAGATATGAGAACAAGAAGAAGATGGACAAAAGTAGTAGCTATAATTATTGCAGTAGTATCTATTGTTATCTTTGTTGTAACAGAAAATATCTTCTTGCCAATGAAATTAACTGATCAATATACAATTATTATGTTGGGATTAAGTCTTATCCAGATTGTTATGACTATCATTGGTAGAAAATATAAAGATAATGGTCAATTAAAACAAACAGTTATCAATGAGAGTTAA
- a CDS encoding ABC transporter substrate-binding protein, with product MKKLVKIALASVLSLSTLVGCGSSSQGASKTLKVFNWGEYVDRDVISGFENEFDCKVIYETFDSNETMYTKLLGGDKYDVMVPSEYMIERLIKEDLLQKIDWNVMTNKDSLDNSVLNQNFDKNNDYWVPYFYGNVGIVYDKTKVSESDLSAGWEVLRNTKYKGNIYMYDSERDSFMVALKALGYSMNTTNKDEIEKAYNWLIDQRKTMNPTYATDETIDAMKNSEKAMAVMYSGDAASVMAENQDMGFYMPNEGTNIWFDGFVVSKDCQETQLAMEFINYMISDENALNNTLEVGYLTSNVNAAKEASESDFEGNSAYAIRMDKNDEVFAYQSQDVKEMYSNYWTKVKAQ from the coding sequence ATGAAAAAATTAGTTAAAATTGCTTTAGCTTCTGTTTTATCTTTATCAACTTTAGTGGGCTGTGGTTCGAGTTCTCAAGGTGCTTCTAAAACATTGAAGGTGTTTAACTGGGGAGAATATGTTGATAGAGATGTCATTAGTGGTTTTGAAAATGAATTTGATTGTAAGGTTATTTATGAAACATTTGATTCTAATGAAACAATGTATACTAAGTTATTAGGTGGAGATAAATATGATGTTATGGTTCCATCTGAATATATGATTGAAAGATTAATTAAAGAAGACCTTTTACAAAAAATTGATTGGAATGTAATGACAAATAAGGATAGTTTGGATAATTCGGTTTTGAATCAAAATTTTGATAAAAATAATGATTATTGGGTTCCTTACTTTTATGGGAATGTTGGAATTGTTTATGATAAGACAAAGGTTTCTGAAAGTGATTTAAGTGCGGGTTGGGAAGTTTTAAGAAATACAAAATATAAAGGTAATATTTATATGTATGATTCAGAAAGAGATTCGTTCATGGTTGCTTTAAAAGCATTAGGATATTCTATGAATACAACTAATAAAGATGAGATTGAAAAAGCGTATAATTGGTTAATTGATCAAAGAAAAACGATGAATCCAACATATGCAACTGATGAAACAATTGATGCTATGAAAAATAGTGAAAAAGCAATGGCAGTTATGTACTCTGGTGATGCTGCTTCGGTTATGGCTGAAAATCAGGATATGGGCTTTTATATGCCAAATGAAGGTACAAATATTTGGTTTGATGGTTTTGTTGTTAGTAAAGATTGTCAAGAAACACAATTGGCTATGGAGTTTATTAATTATATGATAAGTGATGAGAATGCTTTGAATAACACATTGGAAGTAGGATATTTAACATCTAATGTCAATGCAGCAAAAGAAGCTTCAGAAAGCGATTTTGAAGGAAATAGCGCATATGCTATTCGCATGGATAAAAATGATGAAGTTTTTGCATATCAAAGCCAAGATGTTAAAGAAATGTATAGTAACTATTGGACAAAAGTGAAAGCACAATAA
- a CDS encoding ABC transporter permease, with product MRWYESLFGNSQLLDAVIVSVTIAILATVISTILGTVTAIALTKSKKVVRTAIMQVNNLPIMNPEIVTAISLMIFFSFLNIEKGYLTMLLAHIAFCTPYVITNVYPKVKQLDENLADAAMDLGATPLQTLTKVILPQIKPGIVAGALLAFTMSFDDFIISYFVSGNGVENISIVIYNMSKRMNPSIYALSTIVLVVILLVLLVGTFVPYLIVKRKGEKLNEKIS from the coding sequence ATGCGCTGGTATGAGTCTCTGTTTGGAAACAGTCAATTGTTAGATGCTGTTATTGTGTCGGTTACAATAGCTATTTTAGCAACAGTTATATCTACTATTTTAGGAACTGTAACTGCTATTGCTTTAACGAAATCAAAGAAAGTTGTTCGTACAGCTATTATGCAGGTTAATAATTTACCAATTATGAACCCTGAAATTGTTACAGCTATTTCCTTGATGATATTCTTTTCTTTCTTGAATATTGAGAAAGGCTATTTAACGATGCTGCTAGCACATATTGCTTTTTGTACACCTTATGTGATTACGAATGTTTATCCAAAGGTGAAACAATTAGATGAAAATTTAGCTGATGCTGCTATGGATTTAGGAGCCACACCACTCCAAACACTAACAAAGGTTATTTTACCTCAGATTAAACCTGGAATTGTTGCAGGAGCTTTACTGGCATTTACAATGTCTTTTGATGATTTTATTATTTCTTACTTTGTGAGTGGTAATGGTGTTGAAAATATATCAATTGTGATTTACAACATGTCTAAACGTATGAATCCAAGTATTTATGCATTATCTACTATTGTTCTTGTTGTCATTCTGTTGGTTTTATTGGTTGGAACTTTTGTTCCGTATTTGATTGTAAAAAGAAAAGGGGAGAAATTAAATGAAAAAATTAGTTAA
- a CDS encoding polysaccharide deacetylase family protein: MKPKLKLKKLIIDSVCVAVALVAIFVAYLYFTASSIHFQSSHEIEINSVVDYTNFIKAVDGGNPTDVEIDSSQVNVEKLGEYEVVYKYKDEKRILKVQVVDTTPPEFEVQDQTVALNQTIDPKYLVKNIKDVTKTTVTFQEKYTFNKAGEQQVEVVVTDEAQNKTVKTAKVKVVEDKEAPEIIAGNVSIIVGTKTDLKSLVSAKDNFDKEPSIDVVANDFDVNKKGNYEIKYIAKDAAGNQSEKTITIQVIDKTDENEKVVYLTFDDGPSRHTPEVLEILDRYNAKATFFITGMNASYRKYIQIAHDKGHTIGLHTYTHSYSKVYASINAYFDDLEKVGALAKEYIGFVPKYIRFPGGGSNTISKKYTPGIMSKLVKMVEEKGYIYYDWNAENGDGYSKMSKKEMLRRATSSSEKKIMILMHDANGKQNTVDILPDVIEYYQKRGYTFKAIDDSTFVPHQRVNN, translated from the coding sequence ATGAAGCCAAAATTGAAATTAAAAAAATTAATAATTGATTCTGTTTGTGTTGCTGTAGCTTTAGTGGCAATATTTGTAGCTTACTTATACTTTACGGCTTCAAGTATTCATTTTCAGTCAAGTCATGAGATTGAGATTAATTCAGTTGTTGATTATACAAATTTTATCAAAGCTGTTGATGGTGGCAATCCAACTGATGTAGAGATAGATAGTTCTCAAGTAAATGTTGAAAAATTAGGAGAATATGAAGTCGTTTATAAATACAAAGATGAAAAAAGAATTTTAAAGGTCCAGGTTGTTGATACAACTCCACCAGAATTTGAAGTACAGGATCAGACTGTTGCTTTGAACCAAACCATTGATCCAAAATATCTTGTTAAGAATATCAAAGATGTAACAAAAACAACTGTAACGTTTCAGGAAAAATATACTTTTAATAAAGCAGGTGAGCAGCAAGTTGAAGTTGTGGTAACTGATGAAGCTCAAAATAAAACAGTAAAGACAGCAAAGGTTAAAGTGGTTGAGGATAAAGAGGCTCCTGAAATCATTGCTGGAAATGTAAGTATTATTGTTGGAACAAAAACTGATTTAAAATCTTTGGTAAGTGCAAAAGATAATTTTGATAAAGAACCATCTATTGATGTAGTAGCAAATGATTTTGATGTCAATAAAAAGGGAAACTATGAAATTAAATATATTGCTAAAGATGCAGCAGGAAATCAATCGGAAAAAACAATAACAATTCAGGTTATTGACAAGACTGATGAAAATGAAAAAGTTGTTTATTTGACTTTTGATGATGGACCATCGCGTCATACTCCTGAAGTTTTAGAAATTTTGGATCGTTATAATGCCAAAGCGACTTTCTTTATCACAGGTATGAATGCAAGTTATCGTAAATACATACAAATTGCACATGATAAAGGACATACAATTGGTTTGCATACCTATACGCATTCTTATTCTAAAGTTTATGCTTCTATTAATGCTTATTTTGATGATTTAGAAAAAGTTGGGGCTCTAGCTAAAGAATATATTGGTTTTGTCCCTAAATATATTCGCTTTCCAGGTGGAGGATCGAATACAATTTCTAAAAAATACACTCCTGGAATTATGTCTAAGTTAGTAAAAATGGTAGAAGAAAAAGGTTATATTTATTATGATTGGAATGCTGAAAATGGTGATGGTTACTCTAAGATGAGCAAAAAAGAAATGTTGCGACGTGCTACATCATCTTCAGAAAAGAAAATAATGATTTTAATGCATGATGCAAATGGAAAACAGAATACAGTTGATATCCTACCAGATGTCATTGAATATTATCAAAAACGTGGATATACTTTTAAAGCAATTGATGATTCAACATTTGTACCACATCAAAGAGTAAACAATTAA
- a CDS encoding HAD-IC family P-type ATPase translates to MDIIEEQGLSTQEVQERIEKGQINISQDNISKTKKQIILEHTLTYFNLLNIFLAGIIISTGRWTNLTFMGVVTINALVGIYQELKVKKIIDQLTVVTVKKVKVVRNHQEKIIPINELVLDDVIYLENGNQIGSDCVVIESRGMEVNESMLTGESKPVKKKHGNELMSGSFVVAGSGYARVIRVGNDNYSTQLVHKAKHKNKASSEMKDAIEKIIKVLSFVIVPVGIILFISQMAAFPNDQATAIVKTVGGVIGMIPEGLVLLTSLSFILGVGKLARKKALIQEMEAIEALARVNILCLDKTGTITTGELEVEDVVVLGDNSNQNIETIMGAMAYYFDDINSTQKALRDYFQKPDGYQVTAMIPFSSQRKMRAIAFQEQGQYVLGAPEFLLGEDDPILRQVNAFSQQGLRVLLLGRTDKVDEDNSQIGHVFPMALIIIHDCIRKEAKDTLSFFEKAGVEIRILSGDNPMTVSRVAQLAGLKNGDLYIDATTLPEDEIELQNIVKHYRVFGRVKPEQKQQIIKACQLQGLVVGMVGDGVNDVLALKDADCGIAMAAGSDAAKQAAHIVLLDSNFASMKAIVNEGRAIIADIERVSSLYLTKTIYSTVLCLIFAALKMSYPFTPLQLSLISGLAIGIPSFLLTLERSSQLSSQGFLKHVISTAVPCAMTMIVYMLGIGILGQWLHFDAKMYSTYYFLVAGFISFLVVFIVCMPLNRLRAIVASIITCLFYMILLVMPNFFGIYPIISWQVVWTIPLCASSIFVMGAFKEFIRYLYKQHEKRILLKR, encoded by the coding sequence ATGGATATAATTGAAGAACAGGGTTTATCAACACAAGAGGTTCAAGAGCGTATTGAAAAGGGACAGATTAATATTTCTCAAGATAACATTTCTAAAACAAAGAAACAAATTATTCTCGAACATACTTTGACTTACTTTAATCTTTTAAATATCTTCTTGGCAGGAATTATTATTTCTACTGGACGTTGGACAAATTTAACTTTTATGGGTGTTGTTACAATTAATGCTTTGGTAGGTATTTATCAAGAATTAAAAGTGAAAAAAATTATTGATCAATTAACCGTTGTAACTGTTAAGAAAGTGAAAGTTGTGAGAAATCATCAAGAAAAAATTATTCCAATTAATGAATTGGTACTTGATGATGTTATTTATTTAGAGAATGGAAATCAAATTGGTTCTGATTGCGTTGTGATTGAATCACGTGGTATGGAAGTTAATGAATCTATGTTAACTGGAGAATCGAAACCTGTAAAGAAAAAACATGGTAATGAATTAATGTCTGGAAGTTTTGTAGTTGCTGGAAGTGGCTATGCTCGGGTTATTAGAGTAGGAAATGATAACTATTCTACACAGCTTGTTCATAAGGCTAAACATAAAAATAAAGCATCCTCTGAAATGAAAGATGCAATTGAAAAAATTATTAAGGTTTTGAGTTTTGTTATTGTTCCAGTTGGTATCATCTTATTTATATCTCAAATGGCTGCTTTTCCTAATGACCAAGCTACAGCAATTGTGAAGACTGTAGGTGGTGTCATAGGAATGATTCCAGAAGGGCTCGTTCTTTTGACAAGTTTATCTTTTATCTTAGGTGTTGGAAAACTCGCAAGAAAAAAAGCTTTGATTCAGGAAATGGAAGCAATTGAGGCATTGGCTCGTGTTAATATTCTTTGTTTAGATAAAACGGGAACAATTACAACTGGTGAATTAGAGGTTGAAGATGTTGTTGTTTTAGGAGATAATTCAAATCAAAATATTGAAACAATAATGGGTGCAATGGCATATTATTTTGATGATATTAATTCTACTCAAAAAGCTCTTCGAGATTATTTTCAGAAACCTGATGGCTATCAAGTGACTGCTATGATTCCGTTTTCTTCTCAGCGAAAAATGCGTGCAATTGCATTTCAAGAACAAGGGCAATATGTTTTAGGTGCGCCTGAGTTTTTGTTGGGAGAGGATGACCCAATATTGAGGCAAGTCAATGCATTTTCGCAGCAAGGTTTACGTGTTTTGTTACTTGGGAGAACAGATAAAGTTGATGAGGACAATAGTCAAATTGGTCATGTCTTTCCAATGGCACTGATTATTATTCATGATTGTATTAGAAAAGAAGCGAAAGATACACTATCTTTCTTTGAAAAGGCAGGGGTTGAAATTCGCATACTTTCTGGTGATAATCCTATGACTGTTTCACGTGTTGCTCAGCTTGCAGGTTTAAAAAATGGCGATCTTTATATTGATGCTACGACTTTGCCTGAGGATGAAATTGAACTTCAGAATATTGTGAAACATTATCGTGTTTTCGGACGTGTAAAACCAGAACAGAAGCAGCAGATTATCAAGGCCTGCCAGCTGCAAGGGTTGGTTGTTGGCATGGTTGGTGATGGTGTTAATGATGTATTAGCGCTAAAGGATGCTGATTGTGGAATTGCTATGGCAGCTGGAAGTGATGCTGCTAAACAGGCAGCACATATTGTTTTGCTCGATTCTAACTTTGCATCAATGAAGGCAATTGTCAATGAAGGGCGTGCAATTATTGCAGATATTGAACGTGTCAGTTCTTTATATCTCACAAAGACGATTTATTCAACAGTACTTTGTTTGATTTTTGCAGCATTGAAAATGAGCTATCCATTTACTCCTTTACAGCTGAGTTTGATTAGTGGGCTAGCTATTGGTATCCCTAGTTTCTTACTGACATTAGAGCGATCTTCACAACTATCATCTCAAGGTTTTTTAAAACATGTTATTTCTACAGCTGTTCCTTGTGCAATGACAATGATTGTTTATATGTTAGGTATTGGAATTCTTGGGCAATGGTTGCATTTTGATGCTAAGATGTATTCAACATATTACTTTCTCGTTGCGGGATTTATTAGTTTCTTAGTTGTATTTATAGTCTGTATGCCATTAAATCGCTTACGTGCAATTGTAGCAAGTATAATTACATGTTTGTTCTATATGATACTTCTTGTAATGCCAAATTTCTTTGGAATTTATCCAATAATTAGCTGGCAAGTTGTATGGACGATTCCTCTTTGTGCAAGTTCGATATTTGTTATGGGAGCGTTTAAGGAATTCATTCGTTATTTATACAAGCAGCATGAAAAAAGGATTTTATTAAAGAGATAG